A single Pseudodesulfovibrio aespoeensis Aspo-2 DNA region contains:
- a CDS encoding ABC transporter permease translates to MRARWNRFKESYMLHSFLRDPVALGSFIILALLVFSAFAAPVIAPHNPYDSRTINVMDAQIPPAWTEGGNAKFLMGTDAQGRDILSTMLYGMRVSLLIGVGAVCLQAFIGIIVGLLSGYIRRLDTILMRIADVQLSFSTYMVAIFIGAIVQTIFGVAGYNKVAVPLLIVIIGLAEWPQYARTVRASVLAERKKEYVEAARVIGLPRIRIMWRHILPNTLSPVLVISTVQVANAIMSEAALSFLGLGMPVTKPSLGSLITAGFQYIFSGSWWITIFPGILLVTLILVINLLGDWLRDFLNPKLYKG, encoded by the coding sequence ATGCGCGCCAGATGGAACCGTTTCAAGGAATCCTACATGCTCCACAGCTTCCTGCGCGACCCCGTGGCGCTGGGGAGCTTCATCATCCTGGCGCTGCTGGTGTTCTCGGCCTTTGCCGCGCCGGTCATCGCCCCGCACAATCCCTACGACTCGCGCACCATCAACGTCATGGATGCGCAGATTCCCCCCGCCTGGACAGAGGGCGGCAACGCCAAGTTTCTGATGGGCACCGACGCCCAGGGCCGCGACATCCTGTCCACCATGCTCTACGGCATGCGCGTCTCGCTGCTCATCGGCGTGGGCGCGGTCTGTCTGCAGGCATTCATCGGCATCATCGTGGGCCTGCTCTCCGGCTATATCAGACGGCTCGACACCATCCTCATGCGCATAGCCGACGTGCAATTGTCCTTCTCCACCTACATGGTCGCCATCTTCATCGGGGCCATTGTCCAGACCATATTCGGCGTGGCCGGGTACAACAAGGTGGCCGTGCCGCTGCTCATCGTCATCATCGGCCTGGCCGAGTGGCCGCAATACGCGCGCACCGTGCGCGCCTCGGTGCTGGCCGAGCGCAAGAAGGAATACGTGGAGGCAGCCAGGGTCATCGGCCTGCCGCGCATCCGCATCATGTGGCGGCACATCCTGCCCAACACCCTCTCGCCGGTGCTGGTCATCTCCACCGTGCAGGTGGCCAACGCCATCATGAGCGAGGCCGCCCTCTCCTTCCTCGGCCTTGGCATGCCGGTGACCAAGCCGTCGCTGGGCTCGCTGATCACGGCGGGTTTCCAGTACATATTCTCCGGCTCGTGGTGGATCACCATCTTCCCCGGCATCCTGCTCGTCACCCTGATCCTGGTCATCAACCTCCTTGGCGACTGGCTCCGGGACTTCCTCAACCCCAAACTGTACAAGGGGTAG
- a CDS encoding ABC transporter ATP-binding protein, which yields MEPLIEIKNLRVDFALRSGIVRAVRNVSLTIHKGERLGIVGESGAGKSVLGFSIINLISKPGRITDGQIIFKGEDIAKFPYEKMRTIRGNRIAMIFQDPMMTLNPVLTIGTQMKETIHAHMKVSDKEAEAICLDKLRKVYIPSPEKRLTQYPHEFSGGMRQRIVIAISLLTSPSLIIADEPTTALDVTIQAEIMDLLLELCKTENMGLILITHDLAVVSEVTQRIAVLYAGKVVEVGPTRQIIDNPQHPYTQGLIKALPQMAGGKKRLNQIPGMMPSLLDMPAGCPFQTRCPERIERCASDVPVLFESPRGAQVACFVREGGR from the coding sequence GTGGAACCACTCATTGAAATCAAGAACCTGCGGGTGGACTTCGCCCTGCGCTCCGGCATTGTCCGGGCCGTGCGCAACGTCAGCCTGACCATACACAAGGGCGAGCGGCTCGGCATCGTGGGCGAGTCCGGGGCGGGCAAATCCGTGCTCGGCTTCTCCATCATCAATCTCATCTCCAAGCCGGGCCGGATCACCGACGGCCAGATCATCTTCAAGGGCGAGGACATCGCCAAATTCCCCTACGAGAAGATGCGCACGATCCGGGGCAACCGCATCGCCATGATCTTCCAGGACCCGATGATGACCCTCAACCCGGTCCTGACCATCGGCACCCAGATGAAGGAGACCATCCACGCCCACATGAAGGTGTCGGACAAGGAGGCCGAGGCCATCTGTCTGGACAAGCTGCGCAAGGTCTACATCCCCTCGCCGGAAAAGCGGCTGACCCAGTATCCCCACGAGTTCTCGGGCGGCATGCGCCAGCGCATCGTCATCGCCATATCGCTTTTGACCAGCCCGAGCCTGATCATCGCCGACGAGCCGACCACGGCCCTTGACGTGACCATCCAGGCCGAGATCATGGATCTGCTCCTTGAGCTGTGCAAGACCGAGAACATGGGCCTGATCCTCATCACCCACGACCTGGCCGTGGTCTCCGAGGTCACCCAGCGCATCGCCGTGCTCTATGCGGGCAAGGTGGTGGAGGTCGGCCCCACCCGGCAGATCATCGACAACCCCCAGCATCCCTACACCCAGGGGCTGATCAAGGCGCTGCCCCAGATGGCGGGCGGCAAAAAGCGGCTCAACCAGATTCCCGGCATGATGCCCTCGCTGCTCGACATGCCCGCCGGGTGTCCTTTCCAGACGCGTTGCCCGGAGCGCATCGAACGATGCGCCAGCGACGTGCCCGTGCTCTTCGAGAGCCCCCGCGGGGCGCAGGTCGCCTGCTTTGTCCGCGAAGGAGGCAGATGA
- a CDS encoding ABC transporter ATP-binding protein — MNPILEIKDIDKHFDISGSMLDQLRLKGGRIVRERTVVKAVNGVSLDVQPGETLSVVGESGCGKSTLARTVMGLYQPNRGEILYRGKRIDNLGSTAMLPYRTRMQMVFQDPYASLNPRMTVRQILEEPVRFHNPGMTASDVRKKVAEVMLQVGVDPVWASNFPHEFSGGQRQRISIARALVVGPEFIVADEPIAALDVSIQAQILNLLMDAQEQFGLTYLFISHDLSVVQHISTRVAVMYLGCVCELATARELFTSPRHPYTQALLSAIPRLGGRAHDHVKLSGDVPTPINLPSGCVFHGRCPHVGERCRRDIPARLTLPTGSVVACHAVEEGRI, encoded by the coding sequence ATGAATCCCATCCTGGAAATCAAGGACATAGACAAGCACTTCGACATCTCCGGCTCGATGCTTGACCAGCTCAGGCTCAAGGGCGGCAGGATCGTCCGCGAGCGGACCGTGGTCAAGGCCGTCAACGGGGTGTCCCTGGACGTGCAGCCCGGCGAAACCCTGAGCGTGGTGGGCGAGTCCGGGTGCGGCAAATCCACCCTGGCGCGCACGGTCATGGGCCTGTACCAGCCCAACCGGGGCGAGATTCTCTATCGCGGCAAGCGCATCGACAACCTCGGCTCCACGGCCATGCTCCCCTACCGCACCCGCATGCAGATGGTCTTTCAGGACCCGTACGCGTCCCTCAACCCGCGCATGACCGTGCGCCAGATCCTTGAGGAGCCGGTGCGGTTCCACAACCCGGGAATGACGGCCAGCGATGTCAGGAAAAAAGTGGCCGAGGTCATGCTCCAGGTGGGCGTGGACCCGGTCTGGGCCAGCAACTTCCCCCACGAGTTCTCGGGCGGGCAGCGCCAGCGCATCTCCATTGCCCGCGCCCTGGTGGTGGGCCCGGAGTTCATCGTGGCGGACGAGCCCATCGCCGCGCTCGATGTCTCCATCCAGGCGCAGATTCTCAACCTGCTCATGGACGCCCAGGAGCAGTTCGGCCTGACCTACCTGTTCATCAGCCACGACCTGAGCGTGGTCCAGCACATCTCCACCCGCGTGGCGGTCATGTACCTGGGCTGCGTCTGCGAGCTGGCCACGGCCAGGGAGCTCTTCACCAGCCCGCGCCACCCCTATACCCAGGCCCTGCTCTCGGCCATCCCCCGCCTCGGTGGCCGGGCCCACGACCACGTCAAGCTCTCCGGCGACGTGCCCACCCCCATCAACCTGCCCTCGGGCTGCGTCTTCCATGGCCGCTGCCCCCACGTGGGCGAGCGGTGCAGGCGCGACATCCCGGCCCGCCTGACCCTGCCCACCGGCTCGGTAGTGGCCTGCCACGCCGTGGAGGAAGGCCGCATCTGA
- a CDS encoding DUF2971 domain-containing protein — protein MEEIQDGKVIWGETLWRYFSTDRFVDFLESSSLYHAAASQFEDIFEGAATITHPAVENDETNKGVEPLERAFADLRRMTKISCWHRSSYESDAMWKLYAQSRKGVAICTTPELISLSAEPFRLKPEYGIEVLRGGPVEYVDLSKEKLRRSMLGIFYCKHMAFSWEKEFRLTISLRLASEFGVQIPDEGIKVGFDLHRLINRIVLGPNLEDDEKKRIIDAAGERGLEDKVELSTLVYTPRYIAI, from the coding sequence ATGGAAGAAATTCAAGACGGTAAGGTTATTTGGGGCGAGACTCTCTGGAGATATTTTTCTACTGATCGATTCGTCGATTTCTTGGAGTCATCTTCTCTTTACCACGCAGCCGCGTCTCAATTTGAGGATATATTTGAAGGAGCTGCTACTATTACTCACCCAGCAGTTGAAAATGATGAAACGAACAAAGGTGTTGAGCCTCTTGAAAGGGCTTTTGCCGATTTGCGACGCATGACAAAGATTAGTTGCTGGCATCGGTCATCATATGAAAGCGATGCTATGTGGAAGCTATATGCTCAGTCTCGAAAAGGAGTAGCTATATGCACCACTCCTGAACTTATATCACTTTCAGCGGAACCATTTAGGCTGAAGCCTGAGTATGGCATCGAAGTTCTCCGAGGTGGTCCTGTTGAGTATGTTGATCTTTCGAAAGAAAAACTAAGGCGGTCGATGCTAGGCATTTTTTATTGCAAGCATATGGCTTTTAGCTGGGAAAAGGAATTTCGTTTGACTATATCATTAAGGTTGGCATCAGAGTTCGGCGTGCAAATCCCAGATGAAGGGATCAAGGTTGGATTTGATCTTCATCGTCTTATTAATCGTATAGTTTTAGGACCAAATTTAGAGGACGATGAGAAGAAGAGAATCATAGACGCAGCAGGTGAACGAGGTCTTGAGGATAAAGTGGAGCTTTCAACGCTAGTTTATACCCCTCGATATATAGCAATTTAG
- a CDS encoding response regulator, protein MRFLIVDDDESIQLYLQAVLAPFARCDGAASGEAGVAVFDGAHAAGDPYDVVMMDILMPGMDGHQAAETMRAREAALGVGPLQAFKLVMITSLVDDANVSRAFFQAHATCYLVKPFDKATILDELRENLIL, encoded by the coding sequence GTGCGTTTTCTGATCGTTGACGACGACGAGAGCATCCAGCTCTACCTCCAGGCGGTCCTGGCCCCGTTTGCCCGCTGCGACGGCGCGGCCAGCGGCGAGGCCGGGGTGGCCGTGTTCGACGGGGCCCACGCCGCGGGCGATCCCTACGACGTGGTCATGATGGATATCCTGATGCCGGGCATGGACGGCCATCAGGCGGCGGAAACCATGCGCGCCCGCGAGGCCGCGCTGGGTGTCGGCCCCTTGCAGGCGTTCAAGCTGGTCATGATCACCTCCCTGGTGGACGATGCCAACGTCAGCCGGGCCTTTTTCCAGGCCCACGCCACCTGCTACCTGGTCAAGCCCTTTGACAAGGCCACGATCCTGGACGAACTGCGGGAGAATCTCATTCTCTGA
- a CDS encoding FAD-dependent oxidoreductase: MSQHIVVIGGVALGPKAACRFKRLEPGSKVTMIDQSALISYGGCGIPYYVSGEVSEARELSTTSFHMVRDVEFFKEVKGVDVRTLTRATRIDRENKQVHIQDVTSGVTSVLDYDKLVIATGATPRRLNLPGEDLAGVSSVCNPDDATRIREGISKGEVGKAVIIGAGFIGLEMAEAFADMWGVETSVVEITGQLMPRLVSPALAAMARKHMEENGVEFYFGESVKAIEGEDGRVTRVVTDKRTLEADAVIIAAGVVPISDLARDAGLAVHDRGGVFVDEFMRTSDPDIYAGGDCAIVKHLITGQPVFLPLGSMANRQGRVIGTNLAGGDARFDGVVGSFVVKLFETSLAGTGLSLEAALAAGFDAVSVLLVQLDRAHFYPTKELMTLEMIVEKTTRRVLGVQGFGSSGDAMVGRINAVAAILRHQPTVDDISNLEMAYAPPFASAMDVLNSLANLADNVLLGINRGVGPDGFAELWDQRDNGSCYFLDCREEADAGEYLARNPGQWHNIPQGKLRERLAEVPRDRPVVLVCNTGARSYEAQIILDEQGFGNVVNVQGGMAAIRKYGIDL, from the coding sequence ATGTCACAGCATATCGTAGTGATCGGCGGCGTGGCCCTGGGGCCCAAGGCCGCCTGCCGCTTCAAGCGGCTTGAACCCGGCTCGAAAGTGACCATGATCGACCAGAGCGCGCTCATCTCCTATGGCGGGTGCGGCATTCCCTACTATGTCTCGGGCGAGGTCTCCGAGGCGCGCGAGCTGAGCACCACCAGTTTTCACATGGTGCGCGACGTGGAGTTCTTCAAGGAGGTCAAGGGCGTGGACGTGCGCACCCTGACCAGGGCCACGCGCATCGACCGGGAAAACAAGCAGGTCCACATTCAGGACGTGACCAGCGGCGTGACTTCGGTCCTCGACTACGACAAGCTGGTCATCGCCACGGGCGCGACCCCGCGCAGGCTTAATCTGCCGGGCGAGGATCTGGCCGGGGTCAGCTCTGTCTGCAACCCGGACGACGCCACGCGCATCCGCGAGGGCATCTCCAAGGGCGAGGTGGGCAAGGCGGTCATCATCGGCGCGGGCTTCATCGGCCTTGAGATGGCCGAGGCCTTTGCCGACATGTGGGGGGTGGAGACCAGCGTGGTGGAGATCACCGGCCAGCTCATGCCCAGGCTGGTCAGCCCGGCCCTGGCCGCCATGGCCCGGAAGCACATGGAGGAGAACGGGGTCGAGTTCTATTTTGGCGAGTCGGTCAAGGCCATCGAGGGCGAGGATGGCCGCGTCACCCGCGTGGTCACGGACAAGCGGACCCTGGAGGCGGACGCGGTGATCATCGCCGCGGGCGTGGTGCCCATCTCGGATCTGGCGCGCGACGCGGGACTTGCGGTCCATGACCGCGGCGGCGTCTTTGTTGACGAATTCATGCGCACCAGCGACCCGGACATATATGCAGGCGGCGACTGCGCCATCGTCAAGCATCTCATCACCGGCCAGCCCGTGTTCCTGCCGCTGGGGTCCATGGCCAACCGCCAGGGGCGCGTCATCGGCACCAACCTGGCTGGCGGCGACGCCCGGTTCGACGGCGTGGTCGGCTCCTTTGTGGTCAAGCTCTTCGAGACCTCCCTGGCCGGGACCGGCCTGAGCCTCGAAGCGGCCCTGGCAGCCGGGTTCGATGCCGTGAGCGTGCTCCTGGTCCAGCTGGACAGGGCGCATTTCTACCCCACCAAGGAGCTGATGACCCTGGAGATGATCGTGGAGAAGACCACCCGCCGCGTGCTCGGGGTCCAGGGGTTCGGCAGCTCGGGCGACGCCATGGTCGGGCGCATCAACGCCGTGGCCGCCATCCTCAGGCATCAGCCCACGGTGGACGACATCTCCAACCTGGAGATGGCCTACGCCCCGCCGTTTGCCTCGGCCATGGACGTGCTCAACTCCCTGGCCAATCTGGCGGACAACGTGCTGCTCGGCATCAATCGCGGGGTCGGCCCGGACGGCTTTGCCGAGCTGTGGGACCAGCGCGACAACGGCTCGTGTTATTTTCTCGATTGCCGCGAGGAGGCGGACGCCGGGGAGTATCTGGCCCGCAATCCCGGCCAGTGGCACAACATCCCCCAGGGCAAGCTGCGCGAGCGGCTGGCCGAGGTGCCGCGCGACAGGCCCGTGGTCCTGGTGTGCAACACCGGCGCGCGCTCCTACGAGGCGCAGATCATCCTCGACGAGCAGGGGTTCGGCAACGTGGTCAATGTCCAGGGCGGCATGGCCGCCATCAGGAAATACGGGATCGACCTCTAA
- a CDS encoding aminotransferase-like domain-containing protein has translation MAEMFARRMGTVHRSFIREILKVTANPEIISFAGGLPNPELFPVAAMGKAAHEVFSNIGASALQYSTTEGDAGLRAIIARRYRENRGLVVDPDSILITTGSQQILDIVAKVFIDQGDKVVIERPGYLGAIQAFSLFEPEFVTVSLEPDGPNLDELEAAFRDGAKCFYSVPNFQNPSGVSYSLAKRKGVAELLDRYDVLFIEDDPYGELRFMGEDLPSIYSFCNKPGILCGSFSKIAAPGFRIGWLVAGQAAYDKLVIAKQAADLHTSTVAQAIMRRYLETNDIESHVALIRERYGYQRGVMVEMIRQYFPSCVTIIEPEGGMFLWATMPEGFSSMDLFDVAIKDKVAFVPGRPFYVDGTGENTMRLNFSNSDEARIEAGIKRLGKSIEAFLE, from the coding sequence ATGGCCGAAATGTTCGCCCGGCGCATGGGCACCGTTCACCGTTCTTTCATCCGCGAAATCCTCAAAGTCACTGCCAATCCTGAAATAATCTCCTTTGCCGGCGGCCTGCCCAACCCGGAGCTGTTTCCGGTGGCGGCCATGGGCAAGGCTGCCCACGAGGTGTTCTCGAACATCGGGGCGTCGGCCCTGCAATACTCCACCACCGAGGGCGACGCCGGGCTGCGGGCCATCATCGCGCGGCGCTACAGGGAGAACCGGGGCCTTGTCGTGGACCCGGACTCCATCCTCATCACCACCGGCTCCCAGCAGATCCTGGACATCGTGGCCAAGGTCTTCATCGACCAGGGCGACAAGGTGGTCATCGAGCGGCCCGGCTATCTCGGGGCCATCCAGGCGTTTTCCCTGTTCGAGCCGGAGTTTGTCACCGTGTCCCTGGAGCCGGACGGGCCGAACCTCGACGAGCTTGAGGCGGCGTTCCGTGACGGGGCCAAGTGTTTCTACTCGGTGCCCAACTTCCAGAATCCGTCGGGCGTCAGCTATTCGCTGGCAAAGCGCAAGGGGGTGGCCGAGCTGCTGGACAGGTACGACGTGCTCTTCATCGAGGACGACCCCTACGGCGAGTTGCGTTTCATGGGCGAGGACCTGCCGAGCATCTATTCCTTTTGCAACAAGCCCGGCATCCTGTGCGGCTCGTTCTCCAAGATCGCGGCTCCGGGCTTTCGCATCGGCTGGCTCGTGGCCGGGCAGGCCGCCTACGACAAGCTGGTCATCGCCAAGCAGGCCGCGGACCTGCACACCAGCACCGTGGCCCAGGCCATCATGCGCCGCTACCTGGAGACCAACGACATCGAGAGCCACGTGGCCCTGATCCGCGAACGCTACGGCTACCAGCGCGGGGTCATGGTGGAGATGATCCGGCAATACTTCCCGTCCTGTGTCACCATCATCGAGCCCGAGGGCGGCATGTTCCTGTGGGCGACCATGCCCGAGGGGTTCTCGTCCATGGACCTCTTTGATGTGGCCATCAAGGACAAGGTCGCCTTTGTGCCCGGCAGGCCGTTCTATGTGGACGGCACGGGCGAGAACACCATGCGCCTCAATTTCTCCAACTCGGACGAGGCCAGGATCGAGGCGGGCATCAAGCGCCTGGGCAAGAGCATCGAAGCCTTTTTGGAATAA
- a CDS encoding Fe-S-containing hydro-lyase yields the protein MAEYTLNTPLTDADVEQLRAGDVVFLNGIIYSARDAAHKKLIELLDAGKELPFDLKGAAIYYVGPSPAPPGRPIGSAGPTTSYRMDTYAPRLHSLGMKASIGKGKRSDEVKEAMKQYKGVYFGATGGAGALLSNSIVESTVIAFDELGPEAIRAMKVKDFPLLVINDCFGGELYVKPKLDTAG from the coding sequence ATGGCTGAATACACGTTGAACACGCCGCTGACCGATGCGGATGTCGAGCAATTGCGGGCCGGGGATGTCGTCTTTTTGAACGGGATCATCTATTCCGCGCGCGACGCGGCCCACAAGAAGCTTATTGAACTGCTCGACGCGGGCAAGGAGCTGCCCTTTGACCTCAAGGGCGCGGCCATCTACTACGTCGGCCCCAGCCCGGCCCCTCCGGGCCGTCCCATCGGCTCTGCCGGCCCCACCACCAGCTATCGCATGGACACCTACGCGCCGAGGCTGCACAGCCTGGGCATGAAGGCGTCTATCGGCAAGGGCAAGCGCAGCGACGAGGTCAAGGAGGCCATGAAGCAGTACAAGGGCGTCTACTTCGGGGCCACGGGCGGCGCGGGTGCGCTGCTCTCCAATTCCATTGTCGAATCCACGGTCATCGCCTTTGACGAACTGGGTCCGGAAGCGATCCGGGCCATGAAGGTCAAGGACTTTCCGCTGCTTGTGATCAACGACTGTTTTGGGGGCGAATTATACGTCAAACCCAAGCTTGACACAGCCGGATAA